A part of Gossypium hirsutum isolate 1008001.06 chromosome A07, Gossypium_hirsutum_v2.1, whole genome shotgun sequence genomic DNA contains:
- the LOC107909339 gene encoding polyadenylate-binding protein-interacting protein 5 isoform X1, with protein sequence MKPEVSSLNPCAASYIPLAKREGSIAKDIKAGNESAWFDPSSRSNASLESAIPGIGNHLVALKSDPGHGSLMQNQGEMSGEQIMDEEFDMDLEYLRMMFPGLSNDSVLDVYMANNGDLEATIDMLNQLEMYTVESSDTLPDTLDIGDISESISSANCGTLKLKNVAGETGASSSGSTESAVTS encoded by the exons ATGAAGCCAGAGGTTTCTTCGTTGAATCCCTGTGCAGCATCATACATACCACTTGCCAAAAGGGAGGGTTCCATAGCTAAAGATATTAAGGCTGGAAATGAGTCTGCTTGGTTTGATCCTTCCTCACGTAGCAATGCTTCACTTGAATCTGCAATCCCTGGCATTGGAAACCACCTGGTTGCACTGAAAAGCGACCCTGGTCATGGTTCTTTGATGCAAAATCAGGGTGAAATGAGTGGCGAGCAGATTATGGATGAGGAATTCGACATGGATTTGGAGTATCTTCGCATGATGTTCCCCGGTTTGTCCAATGACTCTGTTCTGGATGTCTACATGGCTAATAATGGAGACTTAGAAGCCACTATTGACATGCTGAACCAACTTGAG ATGTACACTGTTGAGTCCTCTGACACTCTTCCCGACACATTGGATATCGGTGATATCTCTGAATCTATCTCTTCAGCAAACTGTGGTACTCTTAAACTGAAGAATGTGGCAGGTGAAACCGGCGCGTCTTCATCAGGCTCTACAGAATCAGCTGTTACCTCCTGA
- the LOC107909339 gene encoding polyadenylate-binding protein-interacting protein 6 isoform X2 has translation MKPEVSSLNPCAASYIPLAKREGSIAKDIKAGNESAWFDPSSRSNASLESAIPGIGNHLVALKSDPGHGSLMQNQGEMSGEQIMDEEFDMDLEYLRMMFPGLSNDSVLDVYMANNGDLEATIDMLNQLEVKPARLHQALQNQLLPPD, from the exons ATGAAGCCAGAGGTTTCTTCGTTGAATCCCTGTGCAGCATCATACATACCACTTGCCAAAAGGGAGGGTTCCATAGCTAAAGATATTAAGGCTGGAAATGAGTCTGCTTGGTTTGATCCTTCCTCACGTAGCAATGCTTCACTTGAATCTGCAATCCCTGGCATTGGAAACCACCTGGTTGCACTGAAAAGCGACCCTGGTCATGGTTCTTTGATGCAAAATCAGGGTGAAATGAGTGGCGAGCAGATTATGGATGAGGAATTCGACATGGATTTGGAGTATCTTCGCATGATGTTCCCCGGTTTGTCCAATGACTCTGTTCTGGATGTCTACATGGCTAATAATGGAGACTTAGAAGCCACTATTGACATGCTGAACCAACTTGAG GTGAAACCGGCGCGTCTTCATCAGGCTCTACAGAATCAGCTGTTACCTCCTGACTGA